A single window of Martelella sp. NC20 DNA harbors:
- a CDS encoding C40 family peptidase yields MELDRRLHAFRDDLADARLSGIVRAARFADPLPAQVIVPVAAVRRKPAHSARVDTQLLFGETVDIFERANGWLWVQSRFDCYVGYLPEDSVAEGAQQAATHVISVPRTFLYPEPDLKTGPVSALSMGSRMTFVDEAEAGGNRYLLSADGTAVFADHCFPLGRPFERDPVKTALRFLETPYLWGGRSGFGLDCSGLVQLAMMMAGRTVPRDSDMQELMDGDPVTRRGLKRGDLVFWKGHVGLMEDARTLIHANGATMRVTRENLDHAITRIAPHYGNPTSYLRPVK; encoded by the coding sequence ATGGAACTCGACCGCCGGCTTCACGCCTTCAGGGATGATCTCGCCGACGCCCGGCTGTCCGGCATCGTCCGCGCGGCCCGGTTCGCGGATCCGCTCCCGGCCCAGGTGATCGTTCCGGTCGCCGCGGTGCGGCGCAAGCCGGCGCATTCGGCAAGGGTCGATACCCAGCTTCTTTTCGGCGAGACGGTCGATATCTTCGAGCGCGCCAACGGGTGGCTGTGGGTGCAGTCCCGTTTCGACTGCTATGTCGGCTACCTGCCGGAGGATAGCGTTGCCGAGGGCGCCCAGCAGGCGGCGACCCATGTGATCTCCGTCCCCCGGACCTTCCTCTACCCCGAGCCCGACCTCAAGACGGGCCCGGTATCCGCGCTTTCCATGGGCAGCCGGATGACGTTCGTGGACGAGGCCGAGGCCGGCGGCAACCGCTATCTCCTGTCGGCGGACGGAACCGCCGTCTTCGCCGACCATTGCTTTCCGCTCGGCCGTCCGTTCGAGCGCGACCCCGTGAAGACGGCGCTGCGCTTTCTCGAGACGCCCTATCTGTGGGGCGGGCGATCCGGCTTCGGGCTCGATTGCTCGGGCCTGGTGCAGCTTGCGATGATGATGGCCGGGCGCACCGTGCCGCGCGATTCCGACATGCAGGAACTGATGGACGGCGACCCGGTGACCCGGCGCGGCCTGAAACGCGGCGATCTGGTATTCTGGAAAGGTCATGTCGGGCTGATGGAGGATGCCAGGACGCTGATCCACGCCAATGGCGCGACCATGCGCGTCACCCGTGAAAACCTCGATCACGCCATCACCCGCATCGCGCCGCATTACGGCAACCCGACCTCGTATCTGAGGCCGGTTAAGTAG
- a CDS encoding LysE family translocator — translation MDLHIWLAFAAASTALLLIPGPTVLLVLSYALSQGKRVALATVAGVALGDFIAMTASLAGLGALVLASAQLFVVLKWVGAVYLVYLGFRLFRSKGIGDAVPSSAAASLSPRHVFLHALMVTALNPKSIVFFIAFVPQFVKPEAPLVPQFVILISTFVGLAALNTLAYALLADRLREKLASPAVNAFLPRLGGGALMAMGIATAAWRRSAA, via the coding sequence ATGGACCTGCATATCTGGCTGGCCTTCGCCGCCGCCTCGACCGCGCTTCTGCTGATCCCCGGGCCGACGGTGCTGCTGGTGCTGAGCTACGCATTGAGCCAGGGAAAGCGGGTGGCGCTGGCAACGGTCGCGGGCGTCGCGCTTGGCGATTTCATCGCCATGACCGCCTCGCTTGCGGGCCTCGGCGCGCTGGTGCTGGCGTCCGCGCAACTGTTCGTCGTGCTGAAATGGGTCGGCGCGGTCTATCTCGTCTATCTCGGCTTCAGGCTGTTCCGCAGCAAAGGGATCGGCGATGCCGTTCCATCGTCCGCCGCCGCCTCGCTTTCCCCCCGGCATGTCTTTCTGCATGCCCTGATGGTGACCGCGCTGAACCCGAAATCGATCGTGTTCTTCATCGCCTTCGTGCCGCAATTCGTGAAGCCGGAAGCGCCCCTCGTGCCGCAATTCGTCATCCTGATTTCGACCTTCGTCGGCCTCGCCGCGCTCAACACGCTCGCCTATGCGCTGCTTGCAGACAGGTTGCGGGAAAAACTCGCCTCCCCCGCCGTCAACGCTTTCCTGCCTCGCCTCGGTGGCGGCGCGCTGATGGCCATGGGCATCGCCACGGCGGCATGGCGGCGCTCGGCCGCGTGA
- a CDS encoding heavy-metal-associated domain-containing protein has translation MTETLKIEGMGCGGCVTTVTKALSAVPGISDVAVSIEKHEARFSLNAPATREQAVKAVEDSGYDVKG, from the coding sequence ATGACCGAGACCCTGAAAATCGAAGGCATGGGCTGCGGCGGCTGCGTGACGACTGTGACGAAGGCGCTTTCCGCCGTTCCGGGCATTTCCGACGTGGCCGTCAGTATTGAAAAGCACGAGGCCCGCTTCTCCCTGAACGCGCCGGCAACGCGCGAACAGGCGGTCAAGGCCGTCGAGGATTCGGGATACGACGTGAAGGGGTGA
- the fabA gene encoding 3-hydroxyacyl-[acyl-carrier-protein] dehydratase FabA codes for MSTRQSHFDYEDIIKCAEGELFGPGNAQLPLPPMLMVHRITEISETGGAHGKGFVRAEYDVAPDDWYFACHFKGNPIMPGCLGLDGMWQLTGFFLGWLGEEGRGMALSTGEVKFKGMVRPTVKLLEYGIDFKRVMRGRLVLGTADGWLKADGETIYQASDLRVGLSKDKAE; via the coding sequence ATGAGTACGAGACAATCGCATTTCGACTATGAAGACATCATAAAATGCGCCGAGGGCGAGCTTTTCGGCCCGGGCAATGCGCAATTGCCGCTTCCGCCGATGTTGATGGTCCACAGGATCACCGAGATTTCGGAGACCGGCGGCGCCCATGGCAAGGGCTTCGTCCGCGCCGAATATGACGTCGCGCCCGACGATTGGTATTTCGCCTGTCACTTCAAGGGCAACCCGATCATGCCCGGCTGCCTGGGTCTTGACGGCATGTGGCAGTTGACCGGTTTCTTTCTCGGCTGGCTGGGCGAGGAAGGCCGGGGCATGGCGCTTTCCACCGGCGAGGTGAAGTTCAAGGGCATGGTTCGTCCCACCGTCAAACTTCTCGAATACGGTATCGACTTCAAGCGCGTGATGCGCGGTCGCCTGGTGCTGGGAACAGCCGATGGCTGGCTGAAGGCCGATGGCGAAACGATCTACCAGGCGAGCGACCTGCGCGTCGGCCTGTCCAAGGACAAGGCAGAGTGA
- a CDS encoding aldose epimerase family protein: MNTPQVFGKTRDGQAVQRVTISGGGLTANILNWGAVVQDLRLEGHPHALVLGFETFEHYLDYSPYFGATPGRSSNRIADGRFTIDGTEYQVECNENGITNLHGGSDGTGVSLWEFEEIGDDRVTLKIVDRDGRGGFPGNCTIRAHFQLKSRGVFSVVYETTTDKPTIANICNHSYFNLGNGTDTLEHQLMIAAEHYLPTDERQIPTGAIEPVAGTPFDFRKPQPMKRDYPNSRQVLFDHNFCLSSERMEKRPVISVRAPSSGVTMDVLTTEPGVQFYTAFKLDETPEGLSGFPYGPFAGFCLETQVWPDAVNHPGFPNAVLRPGEVLRQETDYAFRKSEAKKGPE, encoded by the coding sequence ATGAATACGCCCCAGGTCTTCGGAAAAACCCGCGACGGACAGGCGGTGCAACGGGTCACGATCTCCGGCGGCGGACTGACCGCCAATATCCTGAACTGGGGCGCGGTGGTGCAGGACCTGCGTCTTGAGGGACATCCTCACGCGCTGGTTCTGGGGTTTGAAACATTCGAGCATTATCTCGACTATTCGCCCTATTTCGGCGCCACGCCCGGACGCTCCTCCAACCGCATCGCCGATGGACGCTTCACCATCGACGGCACGGAATATCAGGTCGAATGCAATGAAAACGGCATCACCAATCTCCACGGCGGCAGCGACGGCACCGGCGTCAGCCTCTGGGAATTCGAGGAGATCGGCGATGACCGGGTGACGCTGAAGATCGTGGATCGCGACGGCCGGGGCGGCTTTCCCGGCAATTGCACGATCCGCGCCCATTTCCAGCTGAAATCGCGCGGCGTGTTCTCGGTGGTCTACGAGACCACCACCGACAAGCCGACGATCGCCAATATCTGCAATCACAGCTATTTCAATCTCGGCAACGGCACGGATACGCTGGAACACCAGCTCATGATCGCCGCCGAACATTACCTACCAACCGATGAGCGCCAGATCCCGACCGGCGCGATCGAACCGGTGGCGGGTACGCCATTCGATTTCCGCAAGCCCCAGCCGATGAAGCGGGATTATCCCAACAGCCGGCAGGTGCTGTTCGACCATAATTTCTGCCTGTCGTCGGAACGCATGGAAAAGCGCCCGGTGATCAGCGTGCGCGCGCCCTCCTCCGGCGTCACCATGGATGTGCTGACCACCGAGCCCGGCGTACAGTTCTACACCGCCTTCAAGCTGGACGAGACCCCGGAGGGGCTGAGCGGCTTTCCCTATGGACCGTTCGCCGGCTTCTGTCTCGAAACCCAGGTCTGGCCCGACGCCGTCAACCATCCGGGTTTTCCGAACGCCGTGCTGCGCCCGGGCGAAGTTCTTCGGCAGGAAACCGACTATGCCTTCCGCAAGAGCGAGGCGAAAAAGGGTCCGGAGTAA
- a CDS encoding YdcF family protein, whose product MFVVSKLFWMICQPLALAFLTMLVALVCLVFSRSDAAAAFAALAVVTLGIACFTNIGTMLMAGLENRFARPALETPPALAIVLGGGISTDISARRGTYVFSRAADRYIEALRLARLYPQMKILVTGGDNALSGNINGEAAPAARFFADHGIAGERLIYEPRARNTAENASLTAALLEKHDLGDARCLLITSAYHMPRSVEQFRRQRMEVTPWPADYRTDGNVRFAFSHDKPMVNAAMLSTALREWAGLALSRRPAKTAGPATGT is encoded by the coding sequence ATGTTTGTCGTTTCAAAACTGTTCTGGATGATATGCCAGCCGCTCGCCCTCGCATTCCTGACAATGCTGGTCGCGCTTGTCTGCCTCGTCTTTTCGCGGAGCGACGCAGCGGCGGCGTTTGCCGCGCTGGCGGTCGTCACGCTCGGCATCGCCTGTTTCACGAATATCGGGACAATGCTGATGGCGGGTCTCGAAAACCGGTTTGCCCGGCCGGCGCTCGAGACGCCGCCGGCCCTGGCGATCGTGCTCGGCGGCGGCATCAGCACCGACATTTCGGCGCGGCGCGGGACCTATGTCTTCTCCCGCGCGGCCGACCGCTATATCGAGGCGCTCAGGCTCGCGCGGCTTTATCCGCAGATGAAGATCCTGGTGACCGGCGGCGACAATGCACTCTCCGGCAATATCAATGGCGAGGCCGCTCCCGCCGCCCGGTTCTTCGCCGATCACGGCATTGCGGGAGAACGGCTGATTTATGAACCGCGCGCGCGCAACACGGCGGAAAACGCCAGCCTGACGGCGGCATTGTTGGAGAAGCATGACCTGGGAGACGCCCGCTGCCTTCTGATCACGTCGGCCTATCATATGCCGCGGTCGGTGGAACAGTTCCGCCGCCAGCGCATGGAGGTGACGCCGTGGCCGGCCGACTATCGCACCGACGGAAATGTCCGTTTCGCCTTCAGCCACGACAAGCCGATGGTCAACGCGGCGATGCTTTCGACGGCTTTGAGGGAATGGGCGGGATTGGCGCTTTCGCGGCGTCCGGCGAAAACGGCCGGGCCGGCGACCGGGACATGA
- the irrA gene encoding iron response transcriptional regulator IrrA, whose amino-acid sequence MAARNRISEDRLRESGLRPTRQRVALAELLFAKGDRHLTVEELHDEATEAGVPVSLATVYNTLHQFTNAGMIRVLAVEGARTYFDTNTSDHHHFFIEGENQVVDMPESSISLTGMPTPPEGMEIAHIDVVVRLRPKRR is encoded by the coding sequence ATGGCAGCGAGAAATCGTATCTCAGAAGACAGGCTTCGTGAAAGCGGTCTGCGCCCGACGCGCCAGCGCGTGGCGCTGGCCGAGCTGCTGTTTGCCAAGGGCGATCGCCATCTGACGGTCGAGGAACTGCATGACGAGGCGACCGAGGCCGGCGTTCCGGTTTCGCTTGCCACCGTCTACAACACGCTGCATCAGTTCACCAATGCCGGCATGATCCGGGTGCTCGCGGTCGAGGGCGCCAGGACCTATTTCGACACCAATACCTCCGACCATCACCATTTCTTCATCGAGGGTGAAAACCAGGTCGTGGACATGCCCGAAAGCAGCATTTCGCTGACCGGCATGCCGACCCCGCCCGAGGGCATGGAAATCGCCCATATCGATGTCGTGGTCCGCCTGCGCCCCAAGCGGCGCTGA
- a CDS encoding homoserine O-succinyltransferase, whose translation MPIKIPDTLPAYETLIAEGVRVKTETVAERQDIRPLHFGLLNLMPNKIKTELQFARLLGASPLQIELSLIRVGGHKAKNTPIEHLLSFYNTWDEVSTRKFDGFIITGAPIETLDFEEVTYWDELKTILDWTTTNCHSTMNICWGAMAAAYHFHGVPKHLLDKKAFGIYRHRNLKPASIYLNGFADDFQVPVSRWTEVRRDELANAPGMEILIDSDEVGPCLAQEEFANRLYMFNHIEYDSNSLGDEYRRDVTANVPVDLPHNYFPDDDPDRMPQNRWRSHAHLLFGNWINEVYQTTPYHLEEIGTDRQSA comes from the coding sequence ATGCCTATCAAGATTCCAGACACGTTGCCCGCCTATGAAACGCTGATTGCCGAAGGCGTGCGGGTCAAGACGGAAACGGTTGCGGAGCGGCAGGATATCCGCCCGCTCCACTTCGGGCTGCTCAATCTCATGCCGAACAAGATCAAGACCGAGTTGCAGTTCGCCCGCCTGCTCGGCGCCTCGCCGCTGCAGATCGAGCTGTCGCTGATCCGGGTCGGCGGCCACAAGGCCAAGAACACCCCGATCGAACACCTGCTGTCGTTCTACAACACCTGGGACGAGGTTTCGACACGCAAGTTCGACGGCTTCATCATCACCGGCGCGCCGATCGAGACGCTCGATTTCGAGGAAGTCACCTACTGGGACGAGTTGAAGACAATCCTCGACTGGACGACCACCAACTGCCATTCGACGATGAATATCTGCTGGGGCGCGATGGCGGCGGCCTACCACTTCCATGGAGTGCCGAAACATCTGCTCGACAAGAAGGCCTTCGGCATCTATCGCCACCGCAACCTGAAACCGGCGTCGATCTATCTCAACGGCTTTGCCGACGATTTCCAGGTCCCGGTATCCCGCTGGACGGAAGTGCGGCGCGACGAACTGGCGAACGCGCCCGGCATGGAGATCCTGATCGATTCCGACGAGGTCGGACCGTGCCTTGCCCAGGAGGAATTCGCCAACCGGCTCTACATGTTCAATCATATCGAATATGATTCGAACTCGCTCGGCGACGAGTACCGGCGCGACGTTACGGCCAATGTGCCGGTCGACCTGCCGCATAACTACTTCCCCGACGATGACCCCGACCGCATGCCGCAGAACCGCTGGCGCTCGCATGCCCATCTTCTGTTCGGCAACTGGATCAACGAGGTTTACCAGACCACGCCCTATCATCTGGAAGAAATCGGGACCGACCGGCAGAGCGCTTGA
- a CDS encoding heavy metal translocating P-type ATPase gives MEQTISTAKKPTHITLPVTGMTCASCVGSVERIVGRVEGVSGVSVNLATETADVTLADPKIAGDVVAAIGKAGYGVALETVEFGIEGMHCASCVGNVERALMAVPGVVSAHVNLASERATVKAAADITALAAAIEVAGYTPRRITDTTAETETHADIRAKEQAALKRDFLAAFLFTLPLFVLEMGSHLIPPLGHALMNAVGIFPLHILYFALATIVVFGPGRRFIRQGAASFRRLSPDMNALVMIGSLAAWGYSTLATFMPQLFPQGAAQVYFESAAVIVTLILLGRYLEAKAKGRTSAAITHLMGLQPKTARVERDGATLDIPIADVKHGDIVVVRPGERIAVDGEVVSGGSHVDESMISGEPVPVKKTEGDSVTGGTINKTGSFTFRATAIGADTVLARIVKMVETAQGAKLPVQAMVDKVTAWFVPAVLAAAALTFVIWLIFGPAPALSFALVNAVAVLIIACPCAMGLATPTSIMVGTGRAAETGVLFRNGEALQTLRDTRIVAFDKTGTLTEGRPLVTDIFTVDGFDDDALLALVAAVEAGSEHPLAEAVAAGAREKSLTVEKAQDFEAVPGYGVTASVGGRSVTVGARRFMEKLGVETAGLDDEAERLAAKARSLLFVAVDGGPAGVIGVADPVKPSAKAAITALHAAGVKTAMITGDNENTGRAIAAEVGIDTVVADVLPDGKVAALEELRAAHGVIAFAGDGINDAPALAAADTGIAIGTGTDIAIETADVVLMSGDLSGVVNAIALSRAVMRNIAQNLFWAFAYNVVLIPVAAGALYPATGILLSPMLAAAAMGLSSVFVLSNALRLKRFRKVA, from the coding sequence ATGGAACAGACCATCTCGACGGCAAAGAAGCCGACCCACATCACCCTCCCGGTGACGGGCATGACGTGTGCCTCCTGTGTGGGCAGCGTCGAGCGGATCGTGGGCCGGGTGGAGGGCGTCTCTGGGGTTTCCGTCAATCTCGCCACCGAGACGGCCGATGTCACGCTCGCCGATCCGAAGATCGCTGGCGACGTCGTCGCGGCGATCGGGAAGGCCGGCTATGGCGTGGCGCTCGAAACCGTCGAGTTCGGCATCGAGGGCATGCACTGCGCCTCCTGCGTCGGCAATGTCGAACGCGCGCTGATGGCCGTGCCGGGCGTGGTTTCGGCGCATGTCAACCTTGCAAGCGAGCGGGCGACCGTGAAGGCCGCGGCGGATATCACAGCGCTTGCCGCCGCCATCGAGGTGGCGGGCTACACCCCGCGCCGCATCACCGACACCACCGCCGAGACCGAGACGCATGCGGATATAAGGGCGAAGGAACAGGCCGCGCTGAAGCGCGATTTTCTGGCGGCGTTCCTCTTCACCCTGCCGCTGTTCGTGCTGGAAATGGGGTCTCACCTGATCCCGCCGCTCGGCCACGCCCTGATGAACGCGGTCGGCATCTTCCCTCTGCATATCCTCTATTTCGCGCTGGCGACCATCGTCGTGTTCGGTCCCGGCCGCCGCTTCATCCGCCAGGGTGCTGCCTCGTTCAGAAGACTGTCGCCGGACATGAACGCGCTGGTGATGATCGGCTCGCTCGCGGCCTGGGGCTATTCCACGCTGGCGACCTTCATGCCGCAGCTTTTCCCGCAAGGGGCCGCGCAGGTCTATTTCGAAAGCGCCGCCGTCATCGTCACGCTGATCCTGCTCGGTCGCTATCTGGAGGCCAAGGCCAAGGGCCGCACTTCCGCCGCGATCACCCATCTGATGGGCCTGCAGCCGAAAACGGCGCGGGTGGAACGCGACGGCGCGACCCTCGATATCCCGATTGCCGATGTGAAGCATGGCGATATCGTCGTGGTCCGCCCGGGCGAGCGGATCGCGGTCGATGGCGAGGTCGTCTCGGGCGGCTCGCATGTCGATGAATCGATGATCTCCGGCGAGCCGGTTCCGGTGAAGAAGACCGAGGGTGACAGCGTCACCGGCGGCACCATCAACAAGACCGGCAGTTTCACCTTCCGCGCCACCGCCATCGGCGCCGATACCGTGCTGGCGCGCATCGTCAAAATGGTGGAAACCGCGCAGGGCGCGAAGCTGCCGGTGCAGGCGATGGTCGACAAGGTCACGGCCTGGTTCGTGCCGGCGGTGCTGGCGGCTGCCGCGCTGACATTTGTCATCTGGCTGATCTTCGGACCCGCGCCGGCGCTGTCCTTCGCGCTCGTCAATGCGGTGGCGGTGCTGATCATTGCCTGCCCCTGCGCCATGGGGCTCGCCACGCCCACTTCAATCATGGTCGGCACGGGCAGGGCGGCGGAAACCGGTGTGCTGTTCAGGAACGGCGAGGCATTGCAGACCCTGCGCGACACCAGGATCGTTGCCTTCGACAAGACCGGAACGCTGACCGAAGGCCGGCCGCTGGTGACCGATATCTTCACCGTCGACGGCTTCGACGACGATGCGCTGCTGGCGCTCGTCGCCGCGGTCGAGGCGGGCTCGGAACATCCGCTCGCCGAAGCCGTCGCGGCCGGTGCGCGGGAGAAGAGCCTTACCGTGGAAAAGGCGCAGGATTTCGAAGCCGTGCCGGGTTATGGCGTGACGGCATCGGTTGGCGGCAGGTCCGTCACCGTTGGCGCGCGTCGGTTCATGGAAAAGCTTGGCGTCGAAACAGCAGGCCTTGACGACGAGGCGGAACGACTGGCGGCGAAGGCGCGTTCGCTGCTGTTCGTCGCGGTCGACGGTGGTCCCGCCGGCGTCATCGGCGTCGCCGATCCGGTCAAGCCCTCGGCAAAGGCCGCGATCACGGCGCTGCATGCGGCGGGCGTGAAGACCGCGATGATCACCGGCGACAACGAGAACACCGGCCGCGCGATTGCCGCCGAGGTCGGGATCGACACCGTGGTTGCCGACGTCCTGCCGGATGGCAAGGTCGCAGCCCTTGAGGAATTGCGCGCGGCCCACGGCGTGATCGCCTTTGCCGGCGACGGCATCAACGACGCCCCGGCGCTTGCCGCCGCCGATACCGGCATCGCCATCGGCACGGGCACCGATATCGCCATCGAAACCGCCGATGTCGTGCTGATGTCGGGCGATCTGTCCGGCGTGGTCAACGCCATCGCGCTGTCGCGGGCGGTGATGCGCAATATCGCCCAGAACCTGTTCTGGGCCTTCGCCTACAATGTGGTGCTGATTCCGGTCGCCGCCGGCGCTCTCTATCCCGCAACCGGCATCCTGCTGTCGCCGATGCTGGCCGCGGCGGCGATGGGGCTATCGAGTGTGTTCGTGCTGAGCAACGCGCTGCGGCTGAAGCGGTTCCGGAAGGTGGCGTAG